The window AGTAAGGGCTGGATCCCCAGGCTTCCCGAACGTGCATTCTGCTATGTTCTGGAAATCATCCTGTACTTTGCTGATGACGGGAACCTCGTAGCGGTCCTGAAGATTAGTGCCAACGCCCTGCATATCTTTAACAACAGGAATCCCAAACCTCTCTAACTCGTCTTTCGGGCCGACACCACTCAGCTTGAGGAGCTGCGGTGTGTTAAAAGCTCCCGCGGCAAGGATGACCTCTCGAGAGACGAGGACGCGGCGCTTGGTTCGGGTGGCAGATAAATTTGACCGTGGATCCGCCTTGTACAGACTGCTGCCTTCGAGGAACTCGACACCAATTGCCTTGGGCATGTTCCTGATGACAGAATTCTCCTCGAAAAGCACACGTGTAGCGAGGCAGTTTGTCCTGATATTCAAGGGATACTTCTTAGCCGTATTTACGATAAGATCTCGAGTACCGCTTCGCTTTGCCTGACTCATGGCCAGGGGTATATGATAGACGCCTTCAGTCACATCCCGATGAGGATCACTGGAATTCACGTCCCGCTGCAGGAGTCCCAGTAGTTGGGTAACTTTCTCGGGGATCAGGTCGAGGATAGTATTTCCCATGgcagtagcagcagcagtgatGATAGAAAGGATCTTAGAATCCCGGAGTGTCAATTCCAGATCAGCGCGGTTCGTAGATAGCCAGCCGGTAAAGCCGTGACCAGAGGTTCCATTTGGAAGATACCCGCAGTGTTCCAGGCGTCTGAAATACTGGCGCATATTCTTTGGATCCCACGAAGTGTCGCCGGTGAGATTGGCGATGTTTGACCAGTCACTCTCGTGGGGATAGATGGTGATCAGAGCGTTGTGTGCCGAACAGCCACCAAGCGTTCCTGCGCGCGGGTAGAGGATGCCTTTCTGCTTCGATCCACTTGGTGGATTCAGTCCGACATACACTGTCCCCGCGGTTGTCTCCCAAGTCATTTTCGAGTCTTGCCGCGCAAGGGTCTCGTCCGCATAATGCTTGACGAAATAGTCCCAGCGCATCTTTTCGTCCTCAGTAGACAGGAAATGAAAGCCTGGAACTTGCTGGTGGATGTTAGATCCCTGATCATCTCCTGCTTCGAGCAGGAGAACTTTATGGCCGTTCCGGGCGAGATTCGCGGCCAAAGGTCCACCGCCGGCGCCTGAGCCGACTACAACATAGTCGTAGCCATCGAGTGTGTCGACTACCTCCTCAGGAAACGCGTAATTTTCCACACCTATGGCGCTTACAGCTGGCTCAGGCACGCGGGTTGTGAAATGTTCGCTCATGGCTACATGCGCAAACTCAGAAGTTTCTTTTTGACGAGCCGCATATCTTCACGTTTGGTCTACAAGTGCTTTAAAACCTTCTGTTAGTTAGGGTGGAACAAAGCTGACTAACTGAAAGCTCAAGAGAATCATAAGTTATCTCGCCAGACAACCAATACAACATGATGTAATTATTACCGACGGCTGAATTGAGGCATTAATGGACGAATTATTTTAAGTTAGTCCAGTATCACCACACACAGAACGTTCCAGACTGCTGTTCTAGGCCGTGATGGTTCTGGTGTAATCCAGACGAAGACTGAgattttttattttatttGTTTCAATTCTTCAAGACGGTAACCTGAGGCATTGTATACAATGTTTAAAAGTCCATTTTGATGGCTAACCTTCTGATAATTCAGCACACAACGGGATTTATGCCAATGGAGTAGCTCTTCTTCCTAGTCGAGGAAGTCTCAAATCACAACAAACTCCCTCAAGATTGGTGTGAGAGCAGAGCGATACTGGGCTTGCATAAAAAAATTTCTTTGCTCTAGGCTAGAGAGTAAAAGAAACATTCTATCTTTAGGATACTTACTCAATGATTGCTAAAATATGAGTAAGGATTAGCTATTACACCCTATATATACCGAGTGTCACGCACCCATGTAGACAAACAGAAAAAATGTTATATTCCTATCTGGTGGTCCTAGACTGCAAACAACAAACGTGGGGAGGTTGCCCCAAGATTGAATCTAAAGAGGTCGATTGGAAATATTCCATTATAGTGAAATGAGGTTTCGTTGAGGAGGGTTTGTACTATGAACACTGATTTTCAGTGATAGCCTTAGCTGGCATTATTAGAGGTGGATTTCAGATCCTGTAACTTCTAACGGTATGCTTGGTGCATTGCATTATAGGCATATCCGTGCTTTGAACATGTATTTAAAGACTCAATGATTGTCAAGGGACCTCCAAGGGCTTTAAACAAACTCCATATACTATACCTCGGTGTTGTATCAACAGTAGTAATCATCTTAGGATACTTAATATGTTCTGATGATAGCTGGTGTGGAGGCTATGTAGCAAATTTACATACTATACAGAAGAACATGATGATAAACATCACTAGATACTTCTTCATCCTGAACAAATTATGTCATATTGGTTCTTCTCCACGTCCTTTTATCATCAGCAGTGGCCCTACTGACGACCAATATCATCAGTATACAGCTACATGCACGCCGCCTCCAGTGCAGTCTTGATGGTTTTTGAGTTGAAGGCGACTGATATGTGCTGGTAACAATCCAAGGTTATAATGGTCATACCACTAGTGATTAATTTATTCCTTAGGTTCATAGTGGATGCTACCACGGGTATGTTGGAATCAAAATTCTTCGACAGCGATTAGCCTTTATCCAATTCGATGTACTTTGGTCTAAGAGAAAGGCTAACAGCATTTGCCACCGAGCGCGCCGTGAACTTTCTGCCTAGTTCTATCCGAGGTGGGACAAAATGTCTAGATCTAAGAAAAATACCCCCAAAGAGGATTTAGAACCTAATCTGGAGCATtggtggcgctgctgcgTCGCTGTGACTGTATGTTACATCATTATATAACTCCATATAATGGATAGTGCATATATAGCTAGCCTCCAACAGTATGCATATGAACATTATCATCGAACAATTTCTCATACATCCATTCAATATTGAGTTGATATTCCATACGTCAACTGCAGAGTAGCTATCAGCTCATCCACAGCAGACTCACTACATATCAAACAAATTTGTACGCCATGATTCGTGCTCCTCGCATCTTGCCAACCGATTCAGCAACACTGCTGATGGAAGGTGGTCCCGCTACGATTCAGCCGCAACATTCCCATCGCCCTGGTATGTACGACGATCCTGGTGCTATTACTCGAGGTACCTCGCAAATTGAAGCAATTGATCCGAACGTCCCAC of the Penicillium psychrofluorescens genome assembly, chromosome: 1 genome contains:
- a CDS encoding uncharacterized protein (ID:PFLUO_000993-T1.cds;~source:funannotate), with protein sequence MSEHFTTRVPEPAVSAIGVENYAFPEEVVDTLDGYDYVVVGSGAGGGPLAANLARNGHKVLLLEAGDDQGSNIHQQVPGFHFLSTEDEKMRWDYFVKHYADETLARQDSKMTWETTAGTVYVGLNPPSGSKQKGILYPRAGTLGGCSAHNALITIYPHESDWSNIANLTGDTSWDPKNMRQYFRRLEHCGYLPNGTSGHGFTGWLSTNRADLELTLRDSKILSIITAAATAMGNTILDLIPEKVTQLLGLLQRDVNSSDPHRDVTEGVYHIPLAMSQAKRSGTRDLIVNTAKKYPLNIRTNCLATRVLFEENSVIRNMPKAIGVEFLEGSSLYKADPRSNLSATRTKRRVLVSREVILAAGAFNTPQLLKLSGVGPKDELERFGIPVVKDMQGVGTNLQDRYEVPVISKVQDDFQNIAECTFGKPGDPALTEWMHQCGPYLSNGLNIGIVKKSRHADGDPDLFIFGGPTLFEGYYPGHSERATFDKRHFTWAVLKAHTHNREGTVRLSSADPRDVPDINFNYFGTSEAATEASERDLNAVAEGVGFTRRLMDKIPLLDDEPPEEQSPGHEVSSVEQVKQFIRSEAWGHHASCTCPIGPDGDPKAVLDSRFRVRGVRNLRIVDASVFPRIPGFFIVLPIYMISEKATDVILEDISETRHV